The genomic DNA CGGAACGCGAGGGCGTTCCAGCTCGCCTGCCACCGTAACGGTATCGCCCGCTGACAAACGCGAGATGAAATCCGCTTCTTCCGCGCGCTGCAATTTGAGGCGAATGAGCACATTTTCGTTTTCTTCCGTCCGCATCTTGAACGTTGCCAAATCCCCATCCGTTTGCGGGCGCGAAGCCGCTATGCCGGACAGCTTAATTTGCCGCCCTTCCCACGATTCCGGGAAAACAGACCGGTTATGGCTGTCCACAAAATGACTGTAGCCGAAGCCGCACACAAACATTGCCGCGATCAAAAAGCTGGTTGCCAATCCGTTTTTGCCCGCCAGCAATGATGCGGCAGTTAAACCGACCACCGCGGCAATCAGCGGGAGAAATTCGCCGGGATATAATCCGGCCGCAATTCCCAACGTGTATGCGACGGTTGCGAATACGAACGCTTTTTGCATGCCATCACCTCTTGCCAGACAAAAAAAGAACCTCTTAGTCTGCACAGAATAAGAGGTTCTTCCTCAATTTTCCGATTTTTAAATGCCGGGCGGCGGTTCGTATGCCGTCAATTGCCGCAATAAGATGCCTTTTTGCCGAAAAAGCTTGCTCACCTTCTCATGGTCTTTCCGATAGGAGCGGTGAAAGACAATCTCGATAACGCCGCTGTTCGCGAGCATTTTGGCGCATGTCCAGCACGGCTCGTCGGTGACATAAACGACGGATCCTTCACGATCGTCGCGATCCGTAAACAAAAGCAAATTTTGCTCTGCGTGAATGGTACGGATGCAGCGTTCCTTTTTGACCATTTGCTCTTTGCCGTCCACAATCTCCAGCTCGTACTCTTCCGCCAGCAAGCAACCTTCCTCGGAACAATCGGGCATGCCCATCGGCGCTCCGTTATACGCGGTGCCCAACAGCTTTTTGCCTTTGACGAGCACCGCTCCGACATGGCGTCGTTCGCATCGGGAACGGGTGGCGGCCATATGCGCGATATCCATAAAATAAGTATCCCAGTCTTTGCGCTTTTGTTGGCTCATGGCTTATTCCTGGCTGGCGGCAATCGCCTGATCCAGATCATGAATAATATCTTCGACCGCCTCGATGCCGACGGATAAACGAATCATGCCGGGCGTTACGCCGGCCGCTATTTGTCCTTCTTCGCTCAGCTGCTGGTGCGTTGTGCTCGCCGGATGGATAATCAGCGACTTCGTATCCCCCACGTTGGCCAAATGCGAGAACAACTTCACGTTGTCGATCAGTTTGCGGCCCGCGTCGACTCCGCCCTTGATGCCAAAAGTCAGCAAAGCGCCTTGTCCTTTCGGCAAGTATTTTTGCGCCAACTTGTAATCCCTGTGGCTCGGCAGTCCGGGATAGTTAACCCATTCCACGGCACGGTTGCCTTCCAAATATTTGGCGACTTGCAGCGCGTTCTCGCTATGACGTTCCATCCGCAAATGCAGCGTTTCCAATCCCTGCAGGAACAAGAAAGCGTTGAACGGCGAAAGAGCCATGCCCATATCGCGAAGCAGCTGCACGCGCGCCTTGATTATGTATGCGATCGGACCTACGGCTTCGGTGTAGACTACGCCATGGTAGCTCTCGTCCGGTTCGGTCAGGCCGGGAAACTTGCCGCTTGCTTTCCAATCAAAATTGCCGCCGTCAACGATAATACCCCCGATCGAAGTGCCATGTCCGCCGATAAACTTGGTGGCGGAATGCACAACAATATTTGCGCCATGATCAATCGGACGAAGCAAATACGGGCTGGCAAACGTATTATCCACAATCAACGGAATGCCGTTGTCGTGGGCGATCTTGGCAACTGCGGCGATATCCAGCACATCAAGCCGCGGATTGCCGATTGTCTCGGCGAAAATGGCTTTTGTTTTCGGCGTAATCGCTTTGCGGAAGTTTTCCGGGTCGCTTTGGTCAACAAGGTTCACTTTTACGCCGATTTTCGGCAGCGTTACCGTAAACAGATTAAATGTGCCGCCGTAGAGGCTTGCCGAAGCGACAATCTCATCGCCGGCGCCGGCAATATTGAGAATCGCCATCGTGATGGCCGACATGCCGGATGCAACGGCAAGCGCGCCGGCGCCGTTTTCCAAATCGGCAACGCGTTTTTCGAATACATCGGCGGTCGGGTTCATAATGCGCGTATAAATATTTCCGAATTCCTTTAAAGCAAACAAATTTGCCGCATGTTCCGTATCACGGAATCCAAAGGATGTCGTTTGGTAAATCGGCACCGCGCGCGCCAGCGTGGTCGGATCCAGTTCCTGGCCGGCGTGTACGGCTTTTGTTTCCGGGGCAAACCTTCTTTCTTCCGTCATTATGAGTTCTCCTCCTCACAAAAAAATAGCACATCATTAATGAAACATATTCTCTCATACTTCTTCCGGCAATTCAATGGGTTATAAGTGGTTTAAGCTTGGCAAAGGTTTTGGCGCCGATGCCTTTCACCTGCATCAGTTCTTCCGCGGATTTGAATCCGCCGTGCGCCTCGCGGTAAGCAATGATGGCCTGCGCCTTCTTCGGGCCGATGCCCGGCAGCGTGTCAAGTTCCGCCAGCGACGCCGTGTTGATATTGATCTTGTTTGCGGCTGTCGGGTTTGCCGCAGGGTTTGCCGCAGGCGTTGCCGTCGGCGCACCGGCGACAATCGACGCTGTCGGCGTCGCCAAAGCTTCGCGCATTTCGTTGTTGACCATGATCCAGTTTCCCCTGCTGGCGGACAAATAGCCGACAGCATAATAAATTAGCAGAAACATCATGGCGAAGATAAGCGTTACGATTGCCAGGAAGCGAATCGGATTACCGGCAAATATTTTCCGCAAATATCTCACCCCGGAAAAACATATGAATGATATCAGACGCTTGCCGTGCACGTCATTTCGAATATGGAATATAGTAGATTAACGCGTTGAAGGCTTGGATGCCAAGAAATTTTCGTGTTTAGGGGGGATCTTGATGGTCGTAGGATTTATCGGCACAGGAAATATGGGAAGTATTTTAATCGACGCCTTCCTGAAATCCGATGCGTTGCTGCCTGCGCAAATCATTGCCAGCAACCGCACTGCGGCAAAAGCGGAGCAACTGGCTGCGAAATATCCCGGCCTGCATCCCGCAACTGACAACAAAGCCGTGGCCAAAGCCGGTGAATTGTTGTTTTTGTGCGTGAAGCCGACGGATTACGCCGACGTTTTGGCTGAGATCAAGGATGTGCTGTTGCCGGAGCAAATCATTGTCTCCATAACCAGTCCGGTTTTAATCCGGCATTTGGAAGAACAACTTCCCTGCAAAATCGCCAAGGTGATCCCCAGCATTACCAACCAGCAACTCAGCGGCGCCACCTTGTGCATGTACGGAACGCGCATCAATGATTTGGACATCGGCATGCTGGAATCTTTATTGAGCCATATCAGCACGCCGATGCGCATCTCCGAGTCCTATACGCGCGTCATTTCCGATCTTTCCAGCTGCGGCCCCGCATTTCTCGCCTATTTCGTGGAAAAATTCGTGGAAGCCGCCGTCGAAAGAACAGGGATACCGGCTAATGACGCTACAAAGTTGGCCGGAGAAATGGTGCTGGGCACCGGAAAACTGCTCACCTCCGGAGAATTTGCGCCGAACAGTTTGCGGCAACGGGTAACAGTCCCCGGAGGCATAACAGCCGAAGCATTGAAAATATTGGCGTTCAGCCTTGACGGCGTTTTTGAACAAGTGCTTGCGGCAACCCATGCGAAATACGCCGAAGATGTGAACAAAATTGAAAAAATGTTGTGCGGCCATGCCCGGGATAAAACCTCAACGGCAGCCGAAAAGCATTAGCCGACCACGATATTGACAATTTTACCCTTGACGGCGATGACTTTCCGGATTGTTTTGCCGTTTATGGCCAATTGTACCTTTTCCCGCTCAAGCGCCAGTTTTTCCATTTCCTTTTCCGGCATGTCAGCGGGGATGACCGCCCGATCCGCAATTTTCCCGTTGACTTGAATGACGATTTCGATTTCCTGATCAACGGTCAATGCCGGGTCGTATGCGGG from Bacilli bacterium includes the following:
- the comER gene encoding late competence protein ComER — encoded protein: MVVGFIGTGNMGSILIDAFLKSDALLPAQIIASNRTAAKAEQLAAKYPGLHPATDNKAVAKAGELLFLCVKPTDYADVLAEIKDVLLPEQIIVSITSPVLIRHLEEQLPCKIAKVIPSITNQQLSGATLCMYGTRINDLDIGMLESLLSHISTPMRISESYTRVISDLSSCGPAFLAYFVEKFVEAAVERTGIPANDATKLAGEMVLGTGKLLTSGEFAPNSLRQRVTVPGGITAEALKILAFSLDGVFEQVLAATHAKYAEDVNKIEKMLCGHARDKTSTAAEKH
- a CDS encoding ComEA family DNA-binding protein, giving the protein MRKIFAGNPIRFLAIVTLIFAMMFLLIYYAVGYLSASRGNWIMVNNEMREALATPTASIVAGAPTATPAANPAANPTAANKININTASLAELDTLPGIGPKKAQAIIAYREAHGGFKSAEELMQVKGIGAKTFAKLKPLITH
- a CDS encoding homocysteine synthase; translation: MTEERRFAPETKAVHAGQELDPTTLARAVPIYQTTSFGFRDTEHAANLFALKEFGNIYTRIMNPTADVFEKRVADLENGAGALAVASGMSAITMAILNIAGAGDEIVASASLYGGTFNLFTVTLPKIGVKVNLVDQSDPENFRKAITPKTKAIFAETIGNPRLDVLDIAAVAKIAHDNGIPLIVDNTFASPYLLRPIDHGANIVVHSATKFIGGHGTSIGGIIVDGGNFDWKASGKFPGLTEPDESYHGVVYTEAVGPIAYIIKARVQLLRDMGMALSPFNAFLFLQGLETLHLRMERHSENALQVAKYLEGNRAVEWVNYPGLPSHRDYKLAQKYLPKGQGALLTFGIKGGVDAGRKLIDNVKLFSHLANVGDTKSLIIHPASTTHQQLSEEGQIAAGVTPGMIRLSVGIEAVEDIIHDLDQAIAASQE
- a CDS encoding dCMP deaminase family protein, coding for MSQQKRKDWDTYFMDIAHMAATRSRCERRHVGAVLVKGKKLLGTAYNGAPMGMPDCSEEGCLLAEEYELEIVDGKEQMVKKERCIRTIHAEQNLLLFTDRDDREGSVVYVTDEPCWTCAKMLANSGVIEIVFHRSYRKDHEKVSKLFRQKGILLRQLTAYEPPPGI